The sequence CTGTGAgatatcttggcctcccttaccaattcagggcaagattgggttgggttttatcttgacctccttgcggcatagtgcactgcagccatgatcatgatcgaaatcacagagtcacaatcaaggatctaagttcacagttacagttacagatttagatacagtttatgcagtttcattgattttaaatgatttagccatgcatatgttatattcatgttctctcattttagaagtacattttattcaaattaagggcacaaagtattttattatcaagctatttttaatctgcgtgtgcttgtatttacatagtactcgttatcccccctcccatattcttgctgagtcttttagactcactacacttattgttttcaggtgaggagtatATCATTTAGATCGAGGGGTAatactatcgagtggactgcgatgcgggcccgaccatccctccgacctatgctcgtcTTCCGCATAGTTACTAGAATTTATATGTTATGGAGCATTTATTTGGCTTATTTGTCAGATGTATATGTAATGTTTTGATAGCATTGTTTTTGGGCATATAAACATTAGATTTCTAATCTTGTGGATATTTGATATGTCGAACCTCTCTCTGGGCCTCGTTCTTGTCTCGGTCTAGTTTCTTGTGTCGTCAGTCgtctatttcttttattttattttgattgttGTCTGAAACAGgttggttgtaatataaacagagaggtcatgccgaaatttttataaaacttttgaaaatccgtatttatttagtttaatttaaaatcagagttagggtcgtttcaccaaGACCAAAAACTCCCCAAACCGAGCCCTCATGTGCAAAAACGTGAAGCATGCATGAAACTCATGTGTTTCTTGTTCTAAACCACAAAATCTATCACATCAtctttttaatataaaataacgTTTATACGATTTAAACAATGTGAAAGAATGGACTAAAACATGTCTTTGTGTTTAAAACACTTGAAAATCGTATCGGTAGCGTAGATCACGACCCGAGACGAACGGATGGCCTAACCTCTTGAATTTTTCTTCAAATCGTGTGAATGGGTGTGGGATGTGAGATGGCTGCTACCCTTACTTTCTCTCCAAGTTTTGAACGTGAAAACAAAGAAAGATGGAGGTGGAAACAAGTTTTGGGAAAATTGCATAGTCCTATAAGTTGGTGTGGTTTTGGTTTTTGTCCAGTAACTTAGATTTTTGTTTAGGTTTTGGTCTTTTTTTCATCGAAAATCACTAAATCAATCGAATATTACTTATTTGACATCGATACTCTCCTATATGACTCATTTGACAAAAATTAACCATATTTTACACAAATTAAAATCTATTACGTAAAAATAAcgagaaaaataaagaaaaacgaCACCCAGTATTTACAAATCGGAGGAAAAAAcatgttttgtttattttttattatgtatattttaatatatgtaatataaatttaattctaatcacacGAACATCGAAATCAAATAAGTAATATTCGGTTGATTTAGTGACTTTCGATGAAAAAGAACCAAAACCCAAACAAAAATCCAAGTTACTGGACTATAACCAAACTTTGAAAAGTTATAGGACTCAAACCAAAACCAAGCCAACCTACAGGACTAAAAATGCAATTTTCCCACAAGTTTTTGACTCAAttaaaataaactcaaacaaaTATTGGCTTCCACAtacataaatgataaaaatttaAGATTATATGCAGAGTAAAAGAAAGGAAATGATATTATACTGTAAATTACCTTTCTTCCATAACGAATTTTAGCTTCCATCTGTACAAATTAAACTATTTGAAATCACAAGTCTGATACAAAGTAGGTCTATCCCCTAAAACCCAAATTCTCTATCAAATTACCCTCAATGATCTTAACTACTTCTTCGACCCAATTCGCCAATCGCGAACAGTATCATCACATTTTATGCACACGGAGACTTATCCACTGAAAGCTCTAAaccatgttttaagttattgggATTTGGTCTTCTGTGCAAATATAGCAGATTAACATACATAAGCTTTCAGTCAGATCGTCATCGATGCCATCAAGGAAACTGTCTGCTTAGAGGTAAAACAGGCTCGAGTCTCATCTGAAAACCCCAAGTGATCAGCAGGAGATGCTTGCAGGCACAGAATCGATACGAGGCATAAAACTATATACATCTGATCTGGAGCCAATCTTGGTATAATTGTCCAAGGTTGatgattgagatttttagaGCAACCATTCTTGCAACCTCCTACGATGGCATTTTGCAGGACCAACAATCCTTTCCTTCGTGACAACATATACTCCAGTAAAGGACATCAAGTCAAAATTTATTAGCGCCTGGGTTTTCTAATTGCTGTAAGAAGCATTATAACACTGGGAGCTATCAATATTCACAAATGCTGTAATGACCATATCAAGGATCATGAGATGTGGAAAAAGACCAAGAAGCTCCACTGTTCGAAAGCAATCCTTTTGATAGGAACTTGTATAGCAACAGCAACGCTTACTGCTAGTCATTCTGGAATTCTAAACGACCAGAGTATCTAACTATGCAACAAAGATAATGGGTTCAGGACTTCAAGATCAACTTTCTCAAAAGATGAAACCACGTGATGGAAGAATCCACCATATTTTCAGCACAATGATACTAGAATTTCGAGTTATACTCTTTTATCTGAAAACAAAGACCTGCATGAGCAAATATAGCTTGTCGTGTTATGGAAGCGATACCTTAGTGTTTCAGGAAAAAAAGTTGTCCCATTATCTAGATTTTAGGCTTAACCAAACATTAATTCAAATTTACATAAAATATAAAGTTGTGCATGATTAACAATAACTATTCACATGGAAAAGCAAAATATTACTCAGAGTGATAAATAACAAATGAAGTTGAGAATAGTGAAATAGAAATTTAAAAGCTCATGAATGACTTGATTCAGTTTTACCCTTCCCAAATTGTAATTTCCTTAAAAACTCTTGTGCTGGTCTTATTTGAATGACTTGATTCAGTGTTGCCTTTCTCAAACTGTAATTTCATTAATAACTCTTGTACTGGTCTTACTTGAATGACTTGATTCAGTGTTACCTTTCTCACAATGTAATTCCTTATAACTCTTGTACTGATCATTAGCAGCGAGGAAATTATTCTGAGTTCTATCAGGAGACCATCATATAATTTGTGCTTTGATGAAGATTAAAAAAAAGGGTAATAAACAGAAGAATTTCTACCTAAGTCTGCATAAAATGAACCAGTCATTGAGGAACTGAAAATATCAAGCATCCATTGTCCCAGCATACTCTTATCTCTCGCCCGACTTGGAGCCCCTTTTCTCTGATAATTTTACCCCATTTACCAATCAGGCTATAGTAACTTCCACGCCATTTCAACTTCATCACATAAGACTCGCCTGTATCATCGTCTCGAGCATTGATACCAACTTGATGCTCGTTCCTCAACTGTTCCCGAGCTTGGTGTGTCCAGTAGAAGAGAATATGATCTTCCACTGCTTTTCCTGGTAAGGTAAGGAATGGGTGATTAGTATCCACATCAGACAATGTTAGTGCCTTTTTAATTGGCCAATTATCATGTCCAGATGATGTCGGGGTATAACGCTCCTCTGGAACTGAGAAATATAAGCAATTGTTTGTCCATCTTATTCTGATTTCTTGTCCAATACCAAGTCCTTTATGCCTTACAATATTCCCCCATTTCCCAATAAGGTTGTAGTAATTCCCCCGCCACTTCAACTTCATCCCATGAATATCACCTGTATCATAATCTCGAGCATTTATTGACACTTGCTCTTCTTTTCGCAGTCTTTCCCTTTCTTGTGGCAGCCAATGCACAAGAATATGCTCTTCCACAGATCTACGAGGCAATGGGAGAAAAGGATGATTAGGATCAACATCTGAAGACGTCAAAACCTTTTTGATAGGCCAGTAGTCCTGCGACAAGGGTGCTGCAACCATTCGGGTTGGTGGCACTACTACAGCTGTTACCTGCTGTTGCGGAACTGAGAAGTGTAAGCAACCGTTAAACCACCGTAGTTTAATTTCCTGCCCAACATCAAGTCCCTTTCCACGGACTACTTTTCCCCATTTTCCAATGAGATTATAGTAGCTTCCACGCCATTTCAATTTCATCACAAACATTTCACCAGTATCATCATCCTGAGCATCAAAACTCACTTGGCTTTCTGCTCTTAAAAGTTCCTGCTGTTGAGGTGTTATGTATGCCACGATATGAGTTTCTACTTGTTGCCGGGACAAGGTGAGGAAAGGATGAGTGATGTCAACATCAGAGAGAGTGAGTAATTTCCTGATGGGCCAATTATCCTGCACTTGAACTACAGCATTGTAGTTTGCGGCCCTTTTCATTTctaaattaaaaaagaaaatgaaaaacatGAGATTTAGGGTATCTTAGTTACAACTTGCATTAATCCTTAAGATCAACCATCGTAGCCGCAGATCATGTATGGGCCATAACTTCCACAAGCAATACGCTGAGACAAAAATATGTTCGATCAAGAAACACGCATAAATTTCTAAAGCAGTATGAGAACACTGgcttgaaaaaaattcatagatTCCTAGGTGGCAAAGACCTAGCTTTCGAAGCCAAACATAACTTTTCATGCCCTAAATGAACAAAGTATTGATGCTTCCCTTGTGGTTctcattaatttttcaaatccaagaatccaATGGATAGCCGATGAACACACATCAAATTAAAGCAAGTTCTAATAACTTGGATCTACTTTGAAAAAATACAAACGAAGTTTAAATACAAGACCTCATGAAAAAAGAATCATCAGGTACCACAACTTTCCAATTTAATCCACATTTACTGCTCTTTGCCTGGATAAAAGGTACAACATTCTCATCCTTGAACATGCAAACAAGTACAGCTAAAAATAAAGAATCTATATAACTAAATCCCTAAATAATTTTAGTTAATCCAACAATTCGATAATCACGATTCGTGAAAACATATGTAAACAGAAAAACAAATCTAATTTCGGCCAAAAAAGATCCCATAGCTTAAATCACAACCCTAAAAAGCTAAACACCGaagaaaaaaccaaaattaaacGAAGACGGCACTAATCGATCAAAATACAAGGCATGTAGATGTTTCCGAACGTGTGTCAGCTCACatcaaaaaattcaattttcacgCTTGAGCTCAATCAAATTAATGGAAGAAATCAGTTACTTTGATACGAAGAGAGGTGAAATCGTCCAACGGATAATCAAGAGAGAATGATTGAACACCACCAAAATTTGATACCTAGAAGAACGATAAGATTAAGATAGGAGGAGGCCGCTGGCGTGATTGTTGTGAGCTATCGAGGAGTGAGATGATGGATAAAGTAGGAAGCGCATGTAAGAAGAAAAACATCAACACAATTTCTGTGACTACAGGCGGTGGTGGAGACGGCGGCAGAACTGGTGGCGGCGGGAAGGTGCGTGAGTACGTGAAGCGGAGCAGGCGCGTGGTGATGAACTGGGTGAGCGTACGAAAGATAGGAGAGAGAATGAATCGGGTGGGTTAGTGTGATCAAcattagaattttaatttttattcgcaacattagaatttttatttataatttttaacatTAGTTATGCCAGTTTTAGTTATATATTGgattacttgcatgttattctttaaaaattatcgaattattttaattatattttttaaaagattttttttcaaataaatcataaatataattttataatttcaaaacaAATATGTAACTTAATATTTATTCAATGTATACATGCATTATTTTTCTTTGAACATGATCATTTTTAAGGAACGGTTATTGTGAGTTCGGATACAGAAGTTAtggttaaaaaaataatttaaataggttttattttaaagtaaaattcattttactacacgaattattaataaaatatcaaataggtacatgaactattgaaaatagcttaattgatatatgatCAAACTAAAAGGTCTGTTTTATCAAATTGCTTTTAATTCCAATTACTTTTAGTAAATTTAACTAAAAgcacattttatttttcaaaataatttttattaattaaattgtaaaaataaatgtatagttatttaaaaattattagaaataatatgttactctttttataatatatttatattttacttaataataaattatttattcacataaaatatatttttaaataataaatatatataagaaaatGGTATTTTTCTatctatattaaataattatacattttttttaaaaaatgatataaaacttatatattaataaaaccactgtcaataaataaatcatatacacGACAAAAACATATTTAATAtcgataaaaatataataaaataaatatttatttatatttaaattaaagtacgagtaaaaaatatataagctTACAAATTCTTAGATCAAGTGGATAAATTTTAGGTCATATGAATCACCCAAATCGAGACAATATGTGAGATTTTTTTATAATGATCTAAATCTTTTGTAGTAACCCGGGTTTCAtttacatgttagaaaatgacactaaattttaaaagtgtaaaaacatgattaagtagtCATTATTTGCaaaaataagtagaaaatcagCTTCGCAACGTCTAAAAATGATAGGGGGAGTTCCTAGGGCTCGAACAGTTCGGAAGCAGCCGAACCAGTTCGTAAGGAGCAGAAGCAGTTCGAAGCTTCTGAACTCAGCAGGAAACAGGTGTCAAAATGTGTTTTACGCATGGAAACTGAGGTTTCAAACCTTCCAAACTCCAGTGTCAAAATGTTGTCTACATGTGGAATTCATcttccaatcggagcttccgaaccctgcTCATCGCGGAAATTTCATTTCCAAGTGCAAATTCAGAGGGTTTTCGAACCATTAGTCTATATTTAAGTGTTTTGGCCATACCATCGAGGTCGGGCGATAGCGAGGTGCTACGCGAACC comes from Henckelia pumila isolate YLH828 chromosome 4, ASM3356847v2, whole genome shotgun sequence and encodes:
- the LOC140862991 gene encoding uncharacterized protein isoform X1 translates to MFFIFFFNLEMKRAANYNAVVQVQDNWPIRKLLTLSDVDITHPFLTLSRQQVETHIVAYITPQQQELLRAESQVSFDAQDDDTGEMFVMKLKWRGSYYNLIGKWGKVVRGKGLDVGQEIKLRWFNGCLHFSVPQQQVTAVVVPPTRMVAAPLSQDYWPIKKVLTSSDVDPNHPFLPLPRRSVEEHILVHWLPQERERLRKEEQVSINARDYDTGDIHGMKLKWRGNYYNLIGKWGNIVRHKGLGIGQEIRIRWTNNCLYFSVPEERYTPTSSGHDNWPIKKALTLSDVDTNHPFLTLPGKAVEDHILFYWTHQAREQLRNEHQVGINARDDDTGESYVMKLKWRGSYYSLIGKWGKIIREKGLQVGREIRVCWDNGCLIFSVPQ
- the LOC140862991 gene encoding uncharacterized protein isoform X2 — encoded protein: MKRAANYNAVVQVQDNWPIRKLLTLSDVDITHPFLTLSRQQVETHIVAYITPQQQELLRAESQVSFDAQDDDTGEMFVMKLKWRGSYYNLIGKWGKVVRGKGLDVGQEIKLRWFNGCLHFSVPQQQVTAVVVPPTRMVAAPLSQDYWPIKKVLTSSDVDPNHPFLPLPRRSVEEHILVHWLPQERERLRKEEQVSINARDYDTGDIHGMKLKWRGNYYNLIGKWGNIVRHKGLGIGQEIRIRWTNNCLYFSVPEERYTPTSSGHDNWPIKKALTLSDVDTNHPFLTLPGKAVEDHILFYWTHQAREQLRNEHQVGINARDDDTGESYVMKLKWRGSYYSLIGKWGKIIREKGLQVGREIRVCWDNGCLIFSVPQ
- the LOC140862991 gene encoding uncharacterized protein isoform X3; translation: MQDNWPIRKLLTLSDVDITHPFLTLSRQQVETHIVAYITPQQQELLRAESQVSFDAQDDDTGEMFVMKLKWRGSYYNLIGKWGKVVRGKGLDVGQEIKLRWFNGCLHFSVPQQQVTAVVVPPTRMVAAPLSQDYWPIKKVLTSSDVDPNHPFLPLPRRSVEEHILVHWLPQERERLRKEEQVSINARDYDTGDIHGMKLKWRGNYYNLIGKWGNIVRHKGLGIGQEIRIRWTNNCLYFSVPEERYTPTSSGHDNWPIKKALTLSDVDTNHPFLTLPGKAVEDHILFYWTHQAREQLRNEHQVGINARDDDTGESYVMKLKWRGSYYSLIGKWGKIIREKGLQVGREIRVCWDNGCLIFSVPQ